One Styela clava chromosome 4, kaStyClav1.hap1.2, whole genome shotgun sequence genomic window, ACCCGAAAAGCCACCGCGTCGTTGGTTTCGCGTAATACGCTTATTTTTAAACTGTAGAGAAAACAAAGTCGGTACTTTAGCCGTTAGAAATCTATATTTGGCATTTTTAATCTTGCCGTTGGAATGTTCAGCCGTTAGAATTTTAAGACGAAATTGTTGATTCTAGTTAACCGTTGATGCTTGCCAGAAATAGTCAAGTTGAGCAAGTCACAAGAACCAGTTCGACAGAGAAACCTTGTGTTAGACATTAGTTAGTGGAGGAAACAGTTTTATAGAATCGGATATATGCATGGGGTCAAGCTAATGCAATGGATACAAACTCATGGATGTTTATTATACATATCTACCGAAGGAAACCAACAAAACTGggaatatatatacaaacttAAGCTAATAAATAAATGCAAATGGGTAACGCGAAGGCATGGGGAATCTTTGTAATACGTGTATGATAATTTAGTACTTTCTTGTGTAGACGCTCACTTGCAGTAGTTACGTATAATTAACTAAGTAGCTAGCTTCATCGTTCTGATTAAAAGTTGAAGTGAAGACAAAAATTGTTaaagataaaaagtgtaagtaaGGATATTGTGGAAATGGATCAGGTCATTCTATAGCTTCCATCATGAGGTTATCGGAGATTTGCAATTATATAAATCCtactttaaattaaaattataataacTAATTAATAACTAACTAACTTCTAATTAATAATTTCTAATAACTAAATAATGTTTTGTTGATTTAATGGCattacaatatttatatatttaatttaaatttacgtGCGTTAGTACACACGCTATCGTATATGTCGTCATTGTATGGATTATGATAACGGTTGCTTCCGAGCAACGACATATAATGTTTCGGTTTGTATTCTTTGTTATTTTTCCTGTCTTTATCTCAGACCGTTGAATCTTCTTGGGCGGGGTTGCTAATTGTATGACTGTGAATAGCTTACAAGATCTATAATGATAGTTACGGATGAGCATAACGGAATTTATTATCTTCTTCAGTGACGGGAAATAACAAAAGAAAACAACCTAGCAAATCGGGTCGAGTTTGAAAAGTTATTTTTGTATCGCATGTCTGCCCACCCATGTGATGAGATATTAAAAACAGgaaatttgtaatatattaattagGTCATGCTATATCCGAAtttattaatttcataattttgtcttGCGGTTGTGAAGCATAATATTATTGGTAATCTGAAGTTATTTTGCTTTGTGATTTTTGGTGGATAGGGGAAGCGAGAATGCATCAGGAAAAAATTCGTCAGAAaagtgaatataaaaatttcatcaCGCCAAACAATTTGATGAATTCTATCGATAAAAATTATCTTAACTTGTGATGTTTATTTTTGATGGGATAGACTTGTGACTCGGAAATTTTGAAGAGCAAGTCTGTATTACTGAGTCTTTTTAGTAAACTAAATTTGAGGTACTTTTTTGGATTACCTGTCTTTTATTCCCGTACCCGGCATGGACCGGAcgaagaggccgtggtttgcaaTATGATTAATCCATCTAATCGTCCGTCCTCTCCACCGGGATTATTATGTAAATCTTATGCTATCCCTGAAAGTTTTTTATAAGGATGTATATTGATAGTCTACAAAAGGGTGCTCAAGGTATAGAATTTTGCTTTTGAAGATGAGAGTATTTTGTTTGtcgcaataaaaaaaaaacattatgtctTTCTcaaatacatattttaaaacagcGATATTAATATGTATTTGGCATCATATATctgttattattaaaattttcaatgatcCGTTATTTGTCGTCACCACTTGAACGCGCAATAGAGCCTGAATTCACAATAGAAAACCCTGCCACGTTGGCAAATTTTGTAAAGGCTAGTAAAGTCTGATTTGTACTGTCACAAAGCTACAAACGAGAGAAAGGATTTACTCAGTTGATAGTTTTATTAGCTATAGTTTTCTTGCGATGAACTATAGGTTGCCAATAATTTTCGGTGTTAGTGAAGGTTCTTAAAATGTCATGCGACTATATTTATTAGCATCCGATATATTGTAttctttgttatttttcatgTCTTTATCTCAGACCGTTGAATCTTCTAGGACGGGGTTGCTAACTGTATGCCTGTGAATAACAAGATCAATAATGATAGTTACGGATGAGCATAACAGAATTTATTCTCTTCTTCAGCAACGCGAAATAACAAAAGAAAACGGGTAGCGTTTGAAAAGTTATTTTTGTATCGCATGTCTGCCCACCCATGTGATGGAATATTAAGAACACGAAATTTGAAATGCATTAATAAGGTCATGCTCAATAGGatcttaataattttattttaatataattctgTCTTTCGGCTGTaaactataatattgttagtaaTCTGAAACTTACATTGCTTTGGGATTTTTTGGTGGATACTGGTAGCGAGAATGCATCAGAAAAAAATTCTCaagaaaatgaatataaaaattgcatCAGGCCAAACAATTTGATATATTCCATCGATAAAAATGATCATAACTTGtgatgtttatttttgataGAATAGGCTTGTGACTTGAGAATTTTGCAGAGCAAGTCTGTATTACCGAGCTGAATCTCGATATATAAGCCTTTTAGTAAACTTGATATGTGGTACTTTTTTGGATTACCCGTCCTTTCTTGAATTGTGTTTTTAACGTACGCAGCACTTCGCCACGTATCCGCAATATACATAATTTAATGTATTTATATCATATTCAATGCTTTCTACCACTGGCGCATTATGTATCAAAAATGTTTACCATACCTAccgtaaaaataaatttatttttttatgaagtttctcttaatttatttttaagaaCTTCACTACTTAGTTCGACTTCACTgcaaataacaaaatgatcttcCCCACAGAATATCGTaaggtttttatttattttcaatatattaggTTTTATTTCCTTTTTACAAAGCACCTTGCTTTATTCCtggtatttatttttctttatttatttttataattccaATTATTTGATTAAGTTGAATAGCATTGAAggcaaaatattataaaaattaggGTAGGAATACAGAAAGCTTTGTGGAATTGACATTCAATGTGTACTGAAGCGCATGCCAACGGGTTGAAGACAGTGATTGACGCGAGACTCTCCCTCTTTCTTCCTGGCAATTGTAATCGAATAAAAAGTATTCAAAAgttataaaatcaatatttttaaagacagcttcatttatttcaatgtaTTATAACAAGTAGTTCACGAAAATAATCCTAATTTACTGATTATTGTCCGAGTATGAACTATACAAGTCAAGGGTTCGCCTTGACATACAAGTGCCGCAAATTCGTCTTCATTTCCTTTCAAGTCCTTGTAGTTGCCTTCTTCATCTTCGTATGTTACACGTTCGACTGCTAGTGTCCCTTCTAAAATTCAATTCTGATCATTATCGAAGCCCTATCAAGTTGTTTTCAACGTTCAAAAAGCATAAGATATTTATTCTGAAGTAACGTTACCTGGATCCGGGCGTCCCACATGCGAAACAATCTTTTTGCAAAAATCACGATTTTCTGTGACTCCGGTAATGTCGAGGTCTTTGTGCCTTACTTCATTTCCATCAATGAAGAGTATAACTGAATATTGAGAAATCGATTTATTCAGAGAGCAGTTACcggtatataaaaaaaatgacataGTAAATGGAAATTATTACAAGTCAAACGTCTTTCacgttcaaaatttttttcactaattgactaaataaaattcattaacaGAGATAATTGGTGTTccttattattaattttaattcctATGTTCCCCCCAAAAAGAGCCGCTGTGCAATAGACTAGAATACTAGATGACAGATAGACACTTTGTCTTGCGGCGATTAAAACTATGAAATTATCATTCATAATTAGCGAAAGAAAAATTTGTGCTTGGAAAAAAATGTTCAGTGCAAAATGTGCAAAAACTTAtatgattcaaaaaaatactttcagcattcaaataattttaacatagTTTCATCAAGGTAGgcagttttttttatcaatatcaCAGAACTACGATGTGTTTATTTCAATCTATATGATTCATTCTTCTAGTAAACACTATTTTTCAGTATTGTACTTGCAATTTTATTAAAGAAGTTTTGAATGGAattgacaaatatatatatgaaacataaGTTCTCATTATACGTTCAATATCGAAGATATTCATAAATCAATATTTTGCAGAATATTAACTCTTATACAACCAGCATATAAAactcaaatacaaaaattagggttagggttagaacaaaattgaaataaattgaatataagactGTTTGTTTAGTCCTATATCCATCAGTTTTGCTTTATGTTGACATATTTATTTTCTCGACACTTACCTTTTGAAGGTATAGACATTATTGCTGTTTTAGCtgctattttttttaacaatcacCTTCAAAATACCGTGTAAGTTTTAGAATACACACAACTTCTGTTCTGGTTGCGTTTATATAttgtatcatttttttcatttagcTCTCAATAATAAGAATAACATTTTTCATAAGCGTCCCTCGTAACGATAGTGATTGGCTACTTGAAAAGGAAAATTCCCAATCTTTGTTGTGATATCAATATGAAGAAGTCGATAAAATGCGTGGTAGTATCAAAATACCTTTTGTTATTCAATAATTCATTTCTATTTATGACACGCCTCCCttctttccatttttttttatttatttcgttgTTAGAAAAAACTATTGAGTTTGATATTATAGATTTCTATCATTAATTCCAATGGTTTTGATTTTGTTCcttaatactttttttattttgagggAGTTGCAGCTCCGGATTCCATGCAAACAATTGTTGTATTTTTACTCAACTATTTTAACTTTGAATTGGGTAGCGCAAGCGCGAAACGTTacgaaaatatatttgtgttagtgtgcagctggactcttcaattagatagaatatttttattttgttatcaattttcTTGATTTGATAGTCACTGCTTTGGGggaatgcaaaaaaatattacgtCGGGTATTTTTGATGACGATATGAGGGTTTtgagttgaattttttttgctttAATTGCATGAGAGTGAGAAAAGTTAGAAGcaatatgacgtcacaattttaatttgttcGATAAGTTAATAAGTTTATTAATATTACCTGTTTAATTGTTTCAATATACTGTAAAAGTGCCCGCCAAGAGTAGAGGAATAGCAAAATGTTTTTCTTTGCTATTAGCAGTTTTTGTATCCCTTGCTATCACGTGGCGGATGTATTTATGCCTGAATATTAACAATAATTATATCGCGacttttattctttatttcggTACGATCACCATCATTActcagaaaattaaaaaaaaatgttgagaaACGCAAAACTCGGTTCATTTATTGCTTTAAAACGGggtatatttaatatttatttttgattaagatgcatatataatattttatattttttaaattagattttTTTCTACGATTCAATTAGACAATTAACAATTCAACAATGAAATGTTAATGAAATCGAGTAAATTTTAGATCGgctgcaaatattaatattataatatcaaGGTTTTAACCTGAAAACGCAAGatttaaaggaaaatcaaaattcaatatatGACTGGACTATGGAGAACGGAATAATTTTAGCAGCTGTAATTGTTAATTACTTTGATTATAATTGATATTATCAGCAATTactaaatatgaataatatttggTATGATCTGTTAATCtgtgaaatttaagaaaaataagataaaataatAACTGACTTCGCATGATTAATTATAACATTAGCCTGTAACcatgttcaaatatttgacTTTATAGAAGAATTTATGTTTGTTCCATTACGGAATTTCTTCGTAACGAAGTCATAGAAAACTATTTATTATGAACTTCAAGCAAAAGTTCATTTACATTTTAGTGAGAGCATTTTTGACTTCTTCTCTTCCTTTAAATAAAGTATTGTAAATTTGCTAGTTTCGCATGATAAAATCAGAATGGACTCTCTTTATATTATCTCGAATTAAGATTTTAACTTTCAAACATCCGCATCGCTGCTGTCAATAGCTGTGGTTGTTTGAATAAAAGTTTTACCTAACTGAGTTTTGATAAAATGTTATTACTTTGAGAAAGGGTGCTTGCTTGCTTTGAATAGCTCCATTATGTTTCCTAAAATTAACATTCTTATCTAAAGGGGTTCATAAATGGGTGTGACAAAATTTGTTTACGATATCAACAAAACAACAATCAGTAGTCGCTATGGAATAAGTccaaaaaattaattcatctttttcaatactttttgaccaaagttattttttatctcaattGCATCAACGAATAATCtcgtgaaaaataaattataaactaaatattccatTGTTACAACTTACAAGTGAAACGTTACAGCACTGCATCATAACACTACCAATTTTTACGAGATTGCGTGACAAGGATTTATCATGTGAGAGACCCACGTGATTTAGTCGTGCCAAGATTTGATTGGTACATTACTGATGACGACAAAAATAATACGAGAGAACACGAGAAAAAAAGTGATTCGTAAAAGCGTATTCTGTAACGATCTGaaaatactaaattttctgagGGAAAAGaccaatattaaaaaatcacCAAAGCAATAATAGGTCCAGGGTTTCaacacaaaattgttttttgagCTAGCTTTTTAATCAAGGGAGCCTTAATCAAGGGAGCCATATTTACCAAAGTTAAACAGCAGAAGATGTTCAAAAGTACAAAATAACCTatgtttttcctattttctcAACTaagtttgttttgaattttgtcGTTTTGGTTGAAGCCCccacagaaataaaataaaattcagcaATTGTGTTCTATCAAATACTTCAAATACTTCATCCTGTTTGTTGCTTGCTTAATTTAcatctaataaaaaaattatgttaaattGACATAATAACAAATTATATCGCTTATCGCATAATTATGTGCAGGAGGATTGCTGGGCTTCTAGCCGCCGTCGGGTGATTCATGTAGCCATGGCTTCTTTCTCCGTCGAGTCCATGCACCTGGAAACAAACTGGATAACTAATACCATACCCGATATgactggaggccgtggttcgGCATATGATTGAGCCATGTTGTCAACTTTCTTCTCCGCCaagataaacatgtaaatccaaTCGCTATCCCTAAATTTATTTAGGGAAATGTATTGATAGTTCACAAAAGGGTGCTCAAGATGTGACATTTCGCGTTTGAAGATGAGGgttattaatttaataaaaaaacaatatatctctttcaaatacatattttaaaacagcggtatttatatgtatttagCATCCCATATCTGTTATTAATAACATTATCAATGATCCGTTATTTTTCGTCGCCACTTGAACGCGCAATAGAGCCTGAATTCACAATTGAAAACCCTGCCACGTTGGCAAACTTAGGATAGTCTAGAAAAGTCTATTTGTACTACTACAAAGTTACAAACGAGAGAAGGGATTTACTCAGTTGATAGATTTATTAGCTGTAGTTTTTTGGCGATTAACTGTAGGTTTCCAACATTTTCGGTGTTAGTGAAGGTTGTTAAAATGTCATGCGACTATATTTGTTAGCATCCGATATTTTATATTGCATTTAGAGATTCTCAGAATTCCCGTGTTTGAGGATAAATTTATTGATAATGTATTCATTTCAAGTTTACAAATACGTTGTAATACTTCATGTATGGGACTTCAAATGGTGACGTGTTGCACGGTATGAAATACAGGAGATTTTATTGCTCAAGCGAGCTGTTGCTTAGCAACATCGTATGCTCGTCCGGGCTTGTTTTATTTGCTATTGTTTTCGCCATTGAAAAACTCTTAAGGCGGGGTTGTTAATTGTATCTCAATGAATAGCTTACGCATTCCAAAGGCAAACTGACAGATCCGTTTGGCGGATTATCTTCATAGCAACAGGAGACAGATGGAAGCAAAATTAGATCAAAAAAGTTCTAGTTCGAAAATTTTTTCTCTGCAAAATGTGCATTCGTTAATATCATAATATTGTACATATAGTAAAATATGCAGCTCCGTGCGTATTATTTCCATTAGATGCTTGACTGAAGACATTTTATGTAAAGTTGTGAAAGcgcaatataaaatatatcggAGAAAATTTCGATGTGTAGCAAGTGGAAGTGTAGGAAGAGCGTTATTACAATAATCTGAAATATCTGATCTTTATTTGAGTCAGGCATGTGAATTCCTTACCCAAAGAGTGGCAGACATTATGGCAACAGAGAgagtttgaatattatattcaataagATTACAAATTTCTATTAATCCTGTTTGTTGcttgattattttaaaactgatgaaaaaaacaatgaacataTTTACAAAGTCATCGCATAATTATTTAGTACAATTTTCTCTGCTTGTATTGCTCAATAATCCATAAATACAGTATACAAACCCCAGAATTTTTGGTTTCCGCTTTTGACGTGTAAGCATCATACGTACCTCAGTTGTGTTGCTATTTGATTGGCCATGAAGTCATGACGATATGGCTACGAGAGAATACACGAAAAAATAATTCAGCAACTGAATAAGTCAACGTTGTAGGTACCATTGTGATGACAATACTCTAATACTCCGACCCATCATTGCACATATTATTCATAACTTATTAAACACTGACTCTCCTTTTGGGAAGCGTCAATGGGCGGATATTTTT contains:
- the LOC144421894 gene encoding uncharacterized protein LOC144421894 → MSIPSKVILFIDGNEVRHKDLDITGVTENRDFCKKIVSHVGRPDPEGTLAVERVTYEDEEGNYKDLKGNEDEFAALVCQGEPLTCIVHTRTIISKLGLFS